The Hyphomonas sediminis genome contains a region encoding:
- a CDS encoding HD domain-containing protein, which produces MIPAPLISALRARYDEPQRHYHSWHHIEALLRHYERWKEQFHRPQPVLWALYWHDAIYDPRAKDNEELSARLLEQDAQGHLPADELALAAAIVRATAVHKVPEGLSPEDSADTALFLDLDLSILGAPEAVYDRYEADIRKEYAFVPIEAYRAGRGAILKGFLARERLYMTETAHTAWDGQARLNLSRAIAGLETLH; this is translated from the coding sequence TTGATCCCTGCGCCGCTGATCAGCGCGCTGCGTGCGCGGTATGATGAGCCTCAGCGGCATTATCACAGCTGGCATCATATCGAAGCCTTGCTGCGCCATTATGAGCGGTGGAAGGAACAGTTCCATCGTCCCCAGCCTGTTCTTTGGGCGCTCTATTGGCATGATGCGATCTATGATCCGCGCGCCAAGGATAATGAAGAGCTGAGCGCGCGCCTGCTGGAACAGGATGCACAAGGCCATCTGCCGGCGGACGAGCTGGCGCTTGCGGCTGCCATTGTTCGCGCAACGGCAGTCCACAAGGTGCCCGAAGGGCTGAGCCCGGAAGACAGTGCCGATACGGCGCTCTTCCTGGATCTTGACCTTTCAATCCTTGGGGCGCCCGAGGCCGTTTATGATCGCTATGAAGCCGACATCCGCAAGGAATATGCTTTCGTTCCGATAGAGGCATACCGGGCGGGGCGCGGCGCTATCCTGAAAGGGTTTCTCGCGCGCGAGCGGCTTTACATGACGGAGACAGCCCACACCGCCTGGGACGGGCAGGCGCGGCTGAACCTGTCGCGCGCGATTGCCGGCCTCGAAACCCTGCACTGA
- a CDS encoding dihydroorotase → MTQVFDLILRGGTVVTPGGEIQTDIGIIGERIARIGDLSKAAAGEIYGATGLHILPGVIDTQVHFREPGLEYKADLETEARSAALGGVVAVFEMPNTNPSTITPDAMLDKLARAKGRMDIDHAFYAGATHDNVALLPEMERMLGCCGVKVFMGASTGDLLIKDDAGVEAVLRAIKRRAAFHSEDEYRLEERRSLAVTGDWQSHIVVRDVEAAVSSTRRLLNLARKTGKRIHVLHISTAEEMDLLVNAKDVASVEVLPNHLTLAAPDCYERLKGFAQQNPPVREARHREALWRALNAGIVDVLATDHAPHTIEEKMRPYPASPSGMPGVQTLVPVMLTHVNDGKLSLQRFVELTSAGPQRVFGLADKGRIAEGYHGDFTIVDLKRKQTITKEWSKSKCGWTQFDGFEATGWPVATIVRGRFVMRDGEIVQKGGGQPVRFNETLEPQA, encoded by the coding sequence ATGACCCAAGTATTCGATCTCATCCTGCGCGGCGGCACGGTCGTCACTCCCGGCGGCGAAATCCAGACCGACATCGGCATAATCGGCGAGCGCATCGCCCGCATCGGCGACCTCTCCAAGGCAGCGGCCGGTGAAATCTATGGCGCGACGGGCCTGCACATCCTGCCCGGCGTGATCGATACGCAAGTGCACTTCCGGGAGCCGGGCCTCGAATACAAGGCAGACCTTGAAACAGAGGCGCGCTCGGCCGCGCTCGGCGGCGTTGTCGCCGTGTTCGAGATGCCCAACACCAATCCCTCGACCATCACGCCAGATGCGATGCTCGACAAGCTCGCCCGCGCCAAGGGCCGGATGGACATCGACCACGCCTTCTATGCGGGCGCCACGCATGACAATGTGGCGCTGCTGCCGGAAATGGAGCGGATGCTCGGCTGCTGCGGCGTGAAAGTATTCATGGGCGCCTCGACCGGCGATCTTCTGATCAAGGACGATGCCGGCGTCGAAGCTGTCCTGCGCGCCATCAAGCGCCGCGCCGCCTTCCACTCCGAAGACGAATACCGCCTTGAAGAACGCCGCAGCCTTGCCGTCACGGGCGACTGGCAGAGCCATATCGTCGTGCGCGATGTGGAGGCTGCCGTCAGCTCCACGCGCCGCCTGCTGAACCTTGCCCGCAAGACCGGCAAGCGCATCCACGTGCTGCACATCTCCACCGCCGAGGAGATGGACTTGCTGGTGAACGCCAAGGATGTGGCCAGCGTTGAAGTGCTGCCCAACCACCTGACGCTGGCTGCGCCCGATTGCTATGAGCGCCTGAAGGGCTTTGCCCAGCAGAACCCGCCTGTGCGCGAGGCGCGCCACCGCGAGGCGCTGTGGCGCGCGCTGAATGCCGGTATCGTCGATGTTCTGGCGACGGATCATGCGCCGCATACGATTGAAGAAAAGATGCGCCCCTATCCGGCGTCGCCCTCGGGCATGCCGGGCGTGCAGACGCTGGTGCCGGTGATGCTGACGCATGTGAATGACGGAAAGCTCAGCCTGCAGCGCTTTGTCGAGCTGACCAGCGCCGGCCCGCAGCGCGTGTTCGGCCTCGCCGACAAAGGCCGCATCGCCGAAGGCTATCATGGCGACTTCACCATCGTAGACCTGAAGCGCAAGCAAACGATCACAAAGGAATGGTCGAAGTCCAAATGCGGCTGGACCCAGTTTGACGGCTTCGAGGCAACGGGTTGGCCGGTCGCCACCATCGTGCGCGGACGCTTCGTCATGCGCGATGGCGAAATCGTCCAGAAGGGCGGCGGCCAGCCCGTCCGCTTCAACGAAACGCTGGAGCCGCAGGCTTGA
- a CDS encoding biotin transporter BioY has protein sequence MTPFPPPARAALAACLGVAALTAASYASVPMYPVPMTLQTLAVLLAGALAGPRLGAAIVVAWLALALGGAPVLSGGKGGLAALTGGTAGFLLSFPLAAYLAGLLPAWRGAGGFARLVAAFLLLHGLILLAGWGRLSLMIGAEAAFSAGVGPFLPGAAVKSALAALIVVMLPARAGIAAPRREA, from the coding sequence ATGACGCCATTTCCTCCGCCTGCCCGCGCTGCGCTTGCCGCCTGCCTGGGCGTTGCCGCGCTGACGGCGGCCTCCTACGCGTCCGTGCCGATGTATCCGGTGCCGATGACGCTGCAGACGCTGGCAGTGCTGCTGGCCGGGGCGCTGGCGGGGCCGCGGCTGGGGGCCGCGATTGTGGTCGCCTGGCTGGCGCTGGCGCTCGGCGGCGCGCCGGTACTTTCGGGCGGCAAAGGCGGCTTGGCAGCGCTGACCGGGGGCACGGCGGGGTTCCTGCTCTCCTTTCCGCTGGCAGCGTATCTGGCAGGCCTGTTGCCCGCATGGCGGGGCGCGGGCGGGTTTGCGCGGCTGGTGGCGGCGTTCCTGCTGCTGCACGGGCTGATCCTGCTGGCAGGCTGGGGCCGGCTGTCGCTGATGATCGGGGCGGAGGCCGCGTTCAGCGCGGGCGTCGGCCCGTTCCTGCCGGGCGCAGCGGTGAAAAGCGCCCTTGCCGCGCTGATCGTCGTGATGCTGCCCGCACGCGCAGGCATTGCGGCGCCCCGGCGCGAGGCTTAG
- the ygfZ gene encoding CAF17-like 4Fe-4S cluster assembly/insertion protein YgfZ, which translates to MLRIPHRAILRLSGPDTLALLERTVTHKVMDWTEGELRYGALLTPQGKIIADYLAKRVDDGVLIDVHEDAAADLLKRLTMFRLRSQVQLTIDESLAAVTDETGHDDPRSGALYLRDIVPAADVDGVVDGATWAARRIEAGVPEWGADYRAAEVFPTDINMDLMGGVDYKKGCFIGQEVASRMKRKGLIRKRTVRIAGAGFTPGAELRAGAALIGNITSVEGNQALALVRTDRVAKALQAGEHITAGDLPAEIYQPDWLAAELAAHVEAPANE; encoded by the coding sequence ATGTTACGCATCCCCCACCGCGCCATTCTCCGCCTTTCCGGTCCTGACACGCTCGCCCTGCTGGAGCGAACGGTAACGCACAAGGTGATGGACTGGACCGAGGGCGAGCTGCGCTATGGCGCGCTGCTGACCCCGCAAGGCAAGATCATCGCCGACTACCTCGCCAAGCGCGTGGATGACGGCGTGCTGATCGATGTGCATGAGGACGCCGCCGCAGACCTGCTGAAACGGCTGACGATGTTCCGCCTGCGCTCGCAGGTGCAGCTGACGATTGATGAGAGCCTGGCCGCCGTGACGGATGAAACCGGCCATGACGATCCGCGCAGCGGGGCGCTCTATCTGCGGGACATTGTGCCCGCCGCTGATGTGGACGGCGTGGTGGACGGCGCCACCTGGGCCGCCCGGCGGATCGAGGCCGGCGTGCCCGAATGGGGCGCGGACTACCGCGCGGCGGAAGTCTTCCCGACCGACATCAACATGGATCTGATGGGCGGGGTGGATTACAAAAAGGGCTGTTTCATCGGGCAGGAAGTGGCCAGCCGGATGAAGCGCAAGGGCCTGATCCGCAAACGCACGGTGCGTATCGCGGGCGCTGGTTTCACGCCGGGCGCGGAGCTTCGCGCGGGCGCAGCGCTCATCGGCAACATCACCAGCGTTGAAGGCAATCAGGCCCTTGCGCTGGTGCGCACGGATCGGGTGGCCAAGGCGCTGCAGGCAGGCGAACACATCACGGCGGGCGACCTGCCCGCAGAGATATACCAGCCCGACTGGCTGGCCGCTGAACTGGCGGCGCATGTGGAGGCCCCGGCCAATGAGTGA
- a CDS encoding DNA-3-methyladenine glycosylase I translates to MSDPHSCGWAPMTDALYRAYHDEEWGVPERDPRALWEKLQLDGMQAGLSWITILRKRDSIREEFDGFDPEKLARWTPKRAEKALQNPGIIRSPKKIDAVIGNAQIYLGMMESGEDFSEYCWSFVGGKPIVNKWKHYRDAPTCTDWSEKMSKDLKKRGFKFVGPTIVYAWGQAVGMVNDHEVGCPRHKAVREKA, encoded by the coding sequence ATGAGTGACCCCCATTCCTGCGGCTGGGCGCCGATGACAGATGCGCTCTACCGAGCCTACCACGATGAGGAATGGGGCGTCCCCGAGCGTGACCCGCGCGCCCTGTGGGAGAAGCTGCAGCTCGACGGGATGCAGGCGGGCCTCAGCTGGATCACCATCCTGCGCAAGCGGGACAGCATCCGCGAGGAGTTCGACGGGTTCGACCCGGAAAAGCTCGCCCGCTGGACGCCGAAACGCGCCGAAAAGGCCCTGCAGAACCCCGGCATCATCCGCAGCCCCAAGAAGATCGACGCGGTGATCGGCAACGCGCAGATCTATCTGGGCATGATGGAAAGCGGCGAAGACTTTTCCGAATACTGCTGGAGCTTCGTCGGCGGCAAGCCGATCGTGAACAAGTGGAAGCACTACCGCGACGCGCCCACCTGCACGGACTGGTCCGAGAAGATGTCCAAGGACCTGAAAAAACGCGGTTTCAAATTTGTGGGCCCCACAATCGTCTACGCATGGGGACAGGCAGTTGGCATGGTCAACGACCATGAGGTAGGGTGCCCGCGACACAAGGCTGTGCGGGAGAAGGCATGA